The Penicillium oxalicum strain HP7-1 chromosome IV, whole genome shotgun sequence genome contains a region encoding:
- a CDS encoding Adenosylhomocysteinase, whose amino-acid sequence MAAPAQKFKVADISLAAFGRREIELSEVEMPGLMAIREKYGADQPLKGARIAGCLHMTIQTAVLIETLTALGAEVTWTSCNIFSTQDHAAAAIAAAGVPVFAWKGETEEEYQWCLEQQLFAFKDDKKLNLILDDGGDLTSLVHTKYPEMLDDCFGVSEETTTGVHHLYKMLKEGKLKVPAINVNDCVTKSKFDNLYGCRESLIDGIKRATDVMIAGKVAVVAGYGDVGKGCAQALHSMGARVLVTEVDPINALQAAVQGYQVTTMEEAAPIGQIFVTTTGCRDILVGRHFEAMRNDAIVCNIGHFDIEIDVAWLKANAQSVQNIKPQVDRYLLNGKHIILLAEGRLVNLGCATGHSSFVMSCSFSNQVLAQIALFKAEDVAFGNKYVEFESAGKKPVGVYVLPKQLDEQVARCHLEHVNAKLTELTPVQAEYLSLDVNGPFKSEIYRY is encoded by the exons ATGGCTGCTCCCGCTCAGAAGTTCAAGGTTGCTGACATT tCCCTGGCCGCCTTTGGTCGCCGGGAGATTGAGCTCTCCGAGGTTGAGATGCCCGGTCTCATGGCCATCCGTGAGAAGTACGGTGCCGACCAACCCCTCAAGGGTGCTCGCATTGCTGGATGTCTGCATATGA CCATCCAGACTGCTGTCCTCATCGAGACCCTCACCGCTCTCGGTGCTGAGGTTACCTGGACTTCCTGCAACATTTTCTCCACCCAGGACCACGCCGCCGCTGCCATCGCTGCTGCCGGTGTTCCTGT CTTCGCCTGGAAGGGtgagaccgaggaggagtaCCAGTGGTGCCTCGAGCAGCAGCTGTTCGCCTTCAAGGACGACAAGAAGCTCaacctcatcctcgacgacgGTGGTGACCTGACCTCCCTTGTCCACACCAAGTACCCCGAGATGCTCGATGACTGCTTCGGTGTCTCTGAGGAGACCACCACTGGTGTCCACCACCTGTACAAGATGCTCAAGGAGGGCAAGCTGAAGGTCCCTGCCATCAACGTCAACGACTGTGTTACCAAGTCCAAGTTCGACAACCTGTACGGTTGCCGTGAGTCTCTCATCGACGGTATCAAGCGTGCCACCGATGTGATGATCGCTGGTAAGGTCGCCGTTGTTGCCGGTTACGGTGATGTCGGCAAGGGTTGCGCCCAGGCCCTCCACTCTATGGGTGCTCGCGTCCTCGTTACCGAGGTTGATCCCATCAACGCCCTCCAGGCTGCCGTCCAGGGTTATCAGGTCACCACCATGGAGGAGGCTGCTCCCATTGGTCAGATCTTCGTCACCACCACTGGCTGCCGTGACATCCTTGTTGGCCGTCACTTCGAGGCCATGCGCAACGACGCCATTGTCTGCAACATTGGTCACTTCGACATTGAGATCGACGTTGCTTGGCTCAAGGCCAACGCTCAGTCTGTCCAGAACATCAAGCCCCAGGTTGACCGTTACCTCCTGAACGGCAAGCACATCATCCTGCTCGCTGAGGGCCGTCTGGTCAACCTTGGCTGTGCCACTGGTCACTCTTCTTTCGTCATGtcctgctccttctccaaccAGGTCCTTGCGCAGATCGCTCTCTTCAAGGCCGAGGACGTTGCTTTCGGCAACAAGTACGTTGAGTTCGAGTCCGCTGGCAAGAAGCCCGTCGGCGTCTACGTCCTGCCCAAGCAGCTTGACGAGCAGGTCGCTCGCTGCCACTTGGAGCACGTCAACGCCAAGTTGACCGAGCTCACCCCCGTCCAGGCCGAATACCTCAGCCTCGACGTCAACGGCCCCTTCAAGAGCGAGAT CTACCGTTACTAA